A genomic region of Microtus ochrogaster isolate Prairie Vole_2 chromosome 15, MicOch1.0, whole genome shotgun sequence contains the following coding sequences:
- the Exosc4 gene encoding exosome complex component RRP41 encodes MAGLELLSDQGYRIDGRRAGELRKIQARMGVFAQADGSAYIEQGNTKALAVVYGPHEIRGSRSRALPDRALVNCQYSSATFSTGERKRRPHGDRKSCEMGLQLRQTFEAAILTQLHPRSQIDIYVQVLQADGGTYAACVNAATLAVMDAGIPMRDFVCACSAGFVDGTALADLSHVEEAAGGPQLALALLPASGQIALLEMDSRLHEDHLEQVLEAAAQAARDVHTLLDRVVRQHVQEASILLGD; translated from the exons ATGGCCGGGCTGGAACTGCTCTCCGATCAGGGTTACCGGATAGACGGTCGGCGCGCGGGGGAGCTGCGCAAGATCCAAGCGCGTATGGGTGTGTTTGCGCAGGCTGACGGCTCGGCTTACATCGAGCAGGGCAATACCAAGGCGTTGGCGGTAGTCTACGGACCTCACGAG ATCCGAGGCTCCCGGTCTCGAGCCTTGCCTGACCGGGCCCTAGTGAACTGTCAGTATAGTTCAGCAACCTTCAGCACAGGTGAGCGCAAGCGAAGGCCCCATGGGGACCGGAAGTCTTGTGAGATGGGGCTGCAATTACGCCAGACCTTCGAGGCAGCCATCCTCACACAGCTGCACCCACGCTCTCAGATTGACATCTATGTGCAG GTGTTGCAAGCAGATGGTGGAACCTATGCAGCATGCGTGAATGCAGCTACGCTAGCAGTGATGGATGCTGGGATACCCATGAGGGACTTTGTATGTGCCTGTTCAGCTGGCTTTGTTGATGGCACAGCCCTAGCGGACCTCAGCCACGTGGAGGAAGCAGCTGGAGGGCCCCAGCTAGCCCTGGCCCTGCTGCCAGCCTCGGGCCAGATTGCACTGCTTGAGATGGATTCGAGGCTACATGAAGACCACTTGGAACAAGTGCTGGAGGCTGCTGCCCAGGCAGCCCGAGACGTGCACACTCTGCTGGATCGTGTAGTCCGGCAGCATGTGCAGGAGGCCTCTATCTTACTGGGGGACTGA
- the Gpaa1 gene encoding glycosylphosphatidylinositol anchor attachment 1 protein: MGLLSDPVRRRALARFVLRLNTPLCVLSYVAGIAWFLALAFPPLTQRTYMSENAMGSTMVEEQFVGGDRARNFARDFAAHRKKSGSLPVAWLERSMRSVGLEVYTQSFYRKLPFPDETHERYMVSGTNVYGILRAPRAASTESLVLTVPCGPDSTNSQAVGLLLALAAHFRGQIYWAKDIIFLVTEHDLLGTEAWLEAYHDINVTGIQSSPLQGRAGAIQAAVALELSSDVVTSLDVTVEGLNGQLPNLDLLNLFQTFCQKGGLLCTLQGKLQPQDWTSLEGPLQGLQTLLLMVLRQASGRPHGPHGLFLRYRVEALTLRGINSFRQYKYDLVAVGKALEGMFRKLNHLLERLHQSFFFYLLPALSRFVSIGLYMPAAGFLLLVLGLKALELWMQLHEAGVNPEEAGKAPGPGSPPLAAQGVGLASLMAPLLISQAMGLALYVLPVLGQHVAAQHFPVAEAEAVVLTLLAIYVAGLALPHNTHRVVSSQVPDRGWMALKLVALIYLALQLGCIALTNFSLGFLLAATMVPAAALTKPHGPRPLYAALLVVTSPAVTLLGSLFLWRELQEVPLSLAEGWQLFLTALAQGVLEHYTYGALLFPILALGLYPCWLLFWNVLFWK, encoded by the exons ATGGGTCTCCTGTCGGACCCGGTGCGCCGGCGCGCGCTCGCCCGCTTCGTCTTGCGCCTCAACACTCCGCTCTG CGTGCTGAGCTACGTGGCTGGCATCGCCTGGTTTTTGGCGCTGGCTTTCCCGCCGCTAACCCAGCGCACTTACATGTCGGAGAATGCCATGGGCTCCACCATGGTAGAGGAGCAGTTTGTAGGTGGAGACCGCGCCCGGAACTTTGCCCGGGATTTCGCTGCCCACCGTAAGAAGTCGGG GTCTCTGCCAGTGGCCTGGCTGGAGCGATCGATGCGATCCGTAGGGCTGGAGGTCTACACTCAGAGCTTCTACCGCAAACTGCCCTTCCCGGATGAGACCCACGAGCGCTAT ATGGTGTCAGGTACCAATGTGTATGGCATCCTGCGGGCCCCACGTGCTGCCAGTACCGAGTCCCTGGTACTTACTGTGCCCTGTGGTCCAGACTCCACAAATAGCCAGGCTGTGGGGCTGCTGTTGGCACTTGCTGCCCATTTCCGAG GGCAGATCTACTGGGCCAAAGACATAATCTTCCTGGTAACAGAGCATGATCTTCTGGGCACTGAGGCTTGGCTTGAAGCCTACCATGACATTAATGTTACAG GCATACAGTCGTCTCCCCTGCAGGGAAGGGCTGGAGCCATTCAGGCTGCTGTGGCCCTGGAACTAAGCAGTGATGTGGTCACCAGCCTTGATGTGACTGTGGAGGGACTCAATGGTCAGCTGCCCAACCTTGACCTGCTCAACCTCTTCCAGACCTTCTGCCAGAAAGGGGGGCTGTTATGTACACTCCAGGGCAAG CTGCAGCCCCAGGACTGGACATCACTCGAAGGACCATTGCAGGGTCTGCAGACCCTGCTACTCATGGTTCTGCGGCAGGCCTCTGGCCGGCCCCATGGCCCCCATGGCCTTTTCCTGAGGTACCGAGTAGAGGCCCTGACCCTGCGTGGCATCAATAGCTTCCGTCAATACAAGTATGATTTGGTGGCAGTGGGCAA GGCTCTGGAGGGCATGTTCCGCAAACTCAACCACCTCTTGGAGCGCCTGCACCAGTCGTTCTTCTTCTACCTGCTGCCAGCCCTCTCCCGCTTCGTCTCCATCGGCCTCTACATGCCTGCCGCTGGCTTCCTGCTCCTGGTCCTTGGACTCAAG GCCCTGGAGCTGTGGATGCAGTTACATGAGGCAGGAGTGAACCCTGAGGAAGCTGGGAAGGCTCCTGGCCCTGGGTCTCCACCCTTGGCAGCACAG GGCGTGGGCCTGGCCTCACTTATGGCACCCCTACTGATCTCTCAGGCCATGGGTCTGGCCCTCTATGTCCTACCTGTGCTGGGCCAACATGTAGCTGCTCAGCATTTTCCAGTGGCTGAAGCTGAAGCTGTCGTGTTGACGCTGCTAGCGATTTATGTGGCTGGCCTAGCCCTTCCACACAACACCCACCG AGTGGTCAGCTCACAGGTCCCAGACAGGGGCTGGATGGCACTAAAGCTGGTGGCCCTGATCTACCTAGCCCTGCAGCTGGGTTGCATCGCTCTCACCAATTTctccctgggcttcctgctggccGCCACCATGGTCCCAGCTGCTGCACTCACCAAGCCCCATGGACCCCG GCCACTCTATGCTGCCCTCCTGGTGGTGACAAGCCCAGCAGTCACACTCCTTGGTAGCCTGTTCCTGTGGCGAGAACTGCAGGAGGTACCGCTGTCTCTGGCAGAGGGCTGGCAACTCTTCCTGACAGCACTGGCCCAGGGCGTGTTGGAGCACTACACCTATGGCGCCCTCCTCTTCCCAATACTGGCCTTGGGTCTGTATCcctgctggctgcttttctggaatgttctcttcTGGAAGTAA